TGCCTTTGGAACGATCTTCTTGGGGTTAACGACCGGGTGTGCGGTTTGCCATGACCACAAGTTCGATCCGATATCGCAGCGAGACTATTACTCGCTGCTTTCGTTCTTCAACAGTCTGGACGGTAAAGCGCTAGACGGCAACGCGAAAGACCATCCGCCATCGCTGAAGGTTCCCAGCCCCGAGCAAGTCACGATGCTTGCCGAGTACAAGGAACTGTTGACCAGCCTGGAGGCCGAAAAAGAAGGCCCCATCCCGTCGATCGATGAAGCCCAGGCCACCTGGGAGCAATCGTTGTCCAGTGACAAGGTTACCAAGTTCGAGTCGTTGCATCCGACCGAAGTCGTTTCGGAATCCGGTGCAACGATGAAGGCGTTACCGGACGGCACCGTCGAACTGGTCGGCGATCCGTCGGCGAAGGATGTGACGGTCATTGTCGCTTCGATTCCTTCGGGCATCCAATGGCAAACGATTTACTTGGAAGCCATCGTGGACGATCCCGAAGGCCGCGCCGGTGCGTCGACCAACGGCAACGCAGTGCTGTCCGAGATCACGGTCGAAACGACGGACGCGTCCGCATCTGGACAATGGATACAGGTTCCGATCGCTGGCGGTTTTGCCGATATCGAACAAGACGGCGATGGCTTTGCGTTTTCCAATGCGATCGACGGCAAGCTGGACGCGGACAAAGGTTGGGCCATCGCCGGTCACGAAAAGACGGGCGGTCGATCGGCGTGGCTGAGTGCTCCGTCGCTGATTGCCGATGGTGCGGATGCCAAGATCCGTGTCACGTTGAAGTATCAATCAAAGTTTGCCGGGCACCAGTTCCGCAAAGTGAGGCTGTCGCTCAGCGATGCTGCCGCGTCGGTTCCACCATCGCAGCAAGTCAAACGAGGTGGCATTCATGTCGTCGGACCCTTTCCGATCGAGACTCCGAATCCTGGATACAACAAGTCGTATGCGTCCCAGCAAAAAGCTTTCAACGCGGACGAGGTATTCGAATACGAAGAACGGAGTTATCGCTGGCAGCACCGTGGCGATCTGAACGAGGTCGAGGTCAACCCGCTACCGACGATCGATGATCGTTTGTCGGTGACGCTGATGCACCAGACGATCCAGTCGCCTCGCGACCAATCGATCACGCTGTTGATCGGCGCCGATGATGGGCACGTCGTTTATCTGGGCGATAAAGAGGTCGGACGCCGAAAGGGGGCTGGGAAACATGACCCCCTTCGACATGAGTACGAATTGCCGCTGAAGAAAGGCGACAACGATCTGTACATCAAGCTGGTTAACCACGCGGGCGAGAACGAATGGACCTATGCGTTTCGTTCGCCTGCGATTCGGGTGCCGGAACATCTGCGCCAGCTCGTGAAGACGCCGGTGGATCAACGCAGCGACGATGTTCGCACGTCGCTGGGCAAGTACTTCCGCAAGGTCGCGTGTTTGCATCCGGATTGGTTGGCCTTGATCGATCAAGAACGGGGCACGCGGTCCGCACTTGAAAAGCTGGAAGGCGAGATTCCGACGACCTTGGTTTGGAAGGAGCTTGCTGAGCCTCGCCAAGCACACTTGCTGCTGCGAGGTCAATACGACCAGCCCGGTGACGAGGTCCCTCGCGCGACGCCGTCCTTCCTGCCGCCGTTTCCCGACGACGCGCCGAAGGATCGTCTTGGGCTAGCAAAGTGGTTGACGCTTCCCGAACATCCGTTGACCGCTCGCGTGGCAGTCAATCGATTCTGGCAACAAGTGTTCGGCATCGGGTTGGTCAAAACCAGCGAAGACTTTGGCAGCCAAGGTCAGCCGCCCAGCCACCCCGAGCTTCTGAATTGGTTGGCCGTCGATTTTCAAGCCAACGGATGGGACGTTAAGCGACTATTGAAAACACTGGTGATGACGGACGCCTATCAGCGTTCGGCCAAAGTGGTCGATGGGATGTTGCGAATCGATCCCAACAATCGATTGCTCGCTCGCGGTCCACGTCACCGGTTGGATGCCGAAGTGCTGCGTGATCAGTCGCTGGCGCTGGCCGGATTGCTGGTCGACACCGAAGGCGGACCGAGTGTGAAACCGCCGCAACCGGCCGGCTTGTGGGAAGCGGTCGGATATTCGGGAAGCAATACGGTCAACTTCAAGGCGGACGAAGGCGAAAAAGTCAATCGTCGCAGCCTCTACATCTTTTGGAAGCGTACCAGTGCACCGCCGCAGATGTCGACGCTAGATGCGCCCAGTCGTGAGTCATGCACGGCGCGCCGCGAACGCACCAACACGCCGCTTCAGGCATTGCTGTTGATGAACGAAGAACAGTATCTAGCGTCGGCAAAAATGTTGGCGCGCCGCGCGATGACCGAACCCAAAGTCGACAATGAAGCCGACCGAATCCGATGGGCGTTCGAAACGGTGACCGCGCGCTTGCCCAGCACCGAAGAAGCGGATGAGATGTTGACGTTGGTCGAAGACATGGCTGCCTACTACGACCAGCATCCCGAGTTGGCCGTCAAGTTGACGGGACAGTCCGACGTGCGCGAAGCCGCATGGACGATCCTTGCCAGCACCCTGTTGAACCTCGACGAAACCGTAACCAAGTAGTTGAATCCATGAATCATCAAGAAGTACTCGACCGGTTGACTCGTCGCGCATTTTTTTCACAGACCTCCGCCGGTTTGGGCGCCGCGGCGCTGGCATCGTTGGACGCCACAGCGGCGACAGCCACGCCGGCATTGTCAGCCGATGTCGGAACACGCGTCGGTGGACTGCCGAGTTTGCCGCATCATGAACCCAAAGCCCGCCGAGCGATCTATCTGTTCATGTCGGGTGCGCCCAGCCAGATGGACATGTGGGATCACAAGCCGGCAATGGCCGATTGGTACGACAAGGATCTGCCCGAATCGATTCGCCAGGGGCAACGTTTGACGACCATGACCAGCGGCCAGTCGCGGTTTCCAATCGCGCCCAGCATCTATAAGTTTTCGCCTCACGGTGCAAACCAAACGATGGCCAGCGAACTGATTCCCCACATGGCCGGGAAGGTCGATGAGATTGCTTTGATCAAGTCGATGCACACCGAAGCGATCAATCATGATCCGGCGATTACTTATATCTGCACCGGAGACCAATTGCCGGGCAAAGCGAGTTTGGGTTCGTGGCTGAGCTACGGTCTGGGCACCGAGAACGAGAACTTGCCGGCGTTCATGGTCATGACCGCGTCATGGACGGGCCGGAAAGAAGCACAGGCTCTTTACAACCGACTGTGGGGCAGCGGTTTTTTGCCAAGCAAGTATCAAGGCGTTGCGCTGCGAAGTACCGGTGACAAGGTGCTTTATCTTTCGAACCCCGATGGCGTCGATCCAAGCATTCGGCGCCGGATGCTCGATTCGTTAGCCCGAATGAACGCGCGAACTGCATCGCAGATTGGTGATCCCGAGACGAACGCGCGGATTGCCCAGTACGAGATGGCGTTCCGGATGCAAACGAGCGTTCCCGATCTGGCGAATCTGAGCGACGAACCGCAGCACGTGCTCGATCTGTATGGGCCCGAAGTGACCAAGCCGGGCACGTTTGCGAATTGCTGTTTGATGGCGCGGCGGATGGCCGAACGTGGCGTACGGTTCACACAGATCTTTCATCGTGGCTGGGATCAACACGGAAAGTTGCCCAAGGACTTGCCCAACCAATGCCGCGACGTCGATCAACCGTCGGCGGGCTTGCTGACGGATCTTCGCCAGCGAGGAATGTTGGACGATACGTTGGTCGTTTGGGGCGGTGAGTTCGGACGCACGATCTATTGCCAAGGCGGGCTGACGAAGACCGATTATGGTCGCGACCACCACCCCAAGTGCTTTACCGTTTGGATGGCGGGCGGTGGCGTGAAGGGCGGCACTGTTCATGGTGAAACGGACGAGTTCAGTTACAACATCACCAAAGACCCCGTCCACATCCGTGATCTGAATGCAACGATCCTGAATCAGATGGGGATCGATAGCGAACGGTTTGTGTACCCGTTCCGCGGCCTCGACCAGCGTTTGACCGGCGTCGAGGAAAGCCGCGTCGTCAAAGAAATTTTGGCGTAGGGATTTTTGGCGTCATCTGTTCCGTTCCGCACTTCATCTTCACAAGGAATCGCCATGATGCGATATCTCTTGGCCTTCGTCGGCTTTCTCGTTGTTTCGTTGGCCAGCTTGCTGCACGCGGCCGATCGACCGAATGTTCTGTTCATTTATCTGGACGATTTCGGTTGGCGAGACTGTGGGTTCATGGGAACCGACTTTTACGAGACGCCCAACCTAGATGCGTTGGCCGCGTCGGGGATGGTGTTTACGAATGCTTATTCGTGCGCCGCCAATTGCGCCCCGGCTCGAGCGTGTTTATTGTCCGGGCAATACACGCCTAGGCACGAAGTCTATAACGTTGGGACGGGCCGTCGAGGCAAAGCCAAGTATGGAAGCTTGAAACACATTCCCGGTGTCGATGTTCTGTCACCAGACATTCGAACCTGGGCCGCACAGATTCACGACGCCGGCTATCGCACAGCGACCATCGGCAAGTGGCATTTAAGCGACGACCCGATTCCCTATGGTTTCGATTTCAATTTCGCCGGGACGCACGGTGGCAGTCCGCCGAAGGGGTACTTCCCGCCGCATCCGAAAGCTCCGGGTCTTGAAGATGCACCGGAGGACGAGTATCTGACCGATCGCCTGACCGACGAAGCGATCGGATTCATTGATCGCAACCAAGACGCGAATTGGTTGTTGTACTTGACCCACTTTGCGGTGCACACGCCGCTGCAGGGTCAGCCGGATCTGGTGGCAAAGTATGAAGCCAAGCCCAAGGGCGATCTGCATGACCATGCGGTGATGGCCGCGATGATCGAAAGCGTCGACCGCGGAATCGGGCGGATCGTTCGGCAGTTGGATTCGCTGGGGTTGCGGGAAAAAACGGCGATCGTCTTTACATCGGACAACGGCGGCTATGGTCCGGCAACTTCGATGGCGCCGTTGCAGGGATACAAGGGAACGTACTTTGAAGGTGGCATCCGCGAGCCTTTCTTTGTCGTCTGGCCGGGTAACGTGAAGCCAGGCACAAAATGTGAAACGCCCGTCATTCAAGTCGATCTGTATCCGACGCTGTGTGAGATGACCGGCGCGTCGTTGCCGACAGGACAAGTTCAAGACGGTCGCAGTTTGGTTCCGCTGCTCGTCGGCAGTGACGCTTGGAAGGAGCGAGCCATTTTTTGGCACTTTCCGGCGTACCTCGATTCTTATTCGCGCATCGATGGGCAACGAGATCCCATCTATCGATCGCGTCCGTGCAGCATCATTCGCCGCGGCGATTGGAAGCTTCACGAGTATTTCGAAGACGGGAAATTGTTGCTGTTCAATTTGAAAGACGACATCGGCGAATCGAACGATGTGTCGATCGCCAACGCGGACGTGACCAAGGCGATGCACGACGAGTTGTTGGCGTGGCGAGAAGCAACCGGCGCGCCGGTGCCGATCGAACCCAACCCCAAGTACGATGCGGCGGCCGAATCGCGAGCGATGAAAGGCAAAAAGAAAAAGTAGATCGCTGGCCCAACGTTTACGTGGGTGGATGTTCCAAGAAGCGAGTCGGAATGCCTCGCAGCAGTAAGAACAGCTTGGCGGTTTCTTCCAGTTCTTCCACCGATGCGATCGCTCCGGCCAGCGAGTTACCGGCAACGACCGGGCCGTGGTTGGCAAGCAGCATCGCCTTGGTCGTTTCGGCTTGTTTGCCCACCGCGTCTGCGAGCGCCATGTCGCCGGGTGCGTAAAACGGCACCAGCGGGCAACGGCCCACTCGCATCAATTGGTACGCCGTGATTGCCGGCAGCACGTTGTCGGGATCGATTTCGGCCATGCACGACACCGCGACGGAATACGTGCTGTGCAGATGCACGACGGCCGTTTCGTTTGGCCGCGACCGGTACATCGACAAGTGCAAGAACGCTTCTTTGGAAGGTTTGTCACCGGCCAGATGCTGTCCATCGAAGCCGACCTTGGCGATCCGATCCGGATCCAGGCTGCCCAGGGACGAATCCGTGGGTGTGATCAGGATGCCGTCGTGGATACGAACGCTGATGTTGCCGGTGCTGCCATGCGTGAACCGCCGCTCGAACAGGGATCGTCCGCGGTCGGCGATCTGTTCGCGAACTTCACGTTCGGACCATTCTTGGTTCGATGGCATCATCAGGCTCTCGAGTCGTAAGGCGGTTCTAGTTCTCGATCACGTTGGCAACCGCAGTGCAAAGTTCGCCCATGCGTTCTTCGTTCATGCCGGCCACATTGATTCGGCCGCTGCCGACGATGTAGATGCTGTACTTGTTGCGAAGCTCATCGACTTGCATCGGATTGAGCCCGCTGAACGAGAACATTCCATTTTGGTCTAACAGAAAACCAAAATCGTGTCCGGCGCCGGTCGTCTTCATCGTGTCAACAAACTGTCGACGCAGCGCTTTGATGCGAGTTCGCATTTCGGTTAGCTCGCCGTGCCACATCGCGGTCAGCTCGGAGTCGTCAAGAATCGTCGCGACGACGGCCGCACCATGGCGCGGCGGGTTGCTGTAGTTGCTGCGGACCAGTGACTTTAGCTGACTCTTAACGGCGGTCGTTGTGTCAGCGTCCGCCGACATGACCGATACCGCACCGACCCGTTCGCTATACAAGCCAAAGTTCTTCGAGAAAGAACTGCACACGATGGCTTCGGCGCAAACGCTGGTGATGGCTCGGACAGCGACCGTGTCTTCGTCCAATCCGTTCCCGAAACCTTGGTAAGCGAAGTCGATGATCGGTAACAGTTCACGCTGGGCTAAGACCGCGGCAATTTCGTTCCACTGCTGGGCAGTCGGGTCGACGCCGGTTGGGTTGTGGCAACACGCGTGCAACAAAACTGCATCGCCTGGCTTCGTCTTACCGGTCAAGTCTTCCAACATGCCGGCGATGTCGAACGATTTTTTATCGTCGGCAAGGTATCGGTAGTTATCGTACGGAATATTCTCGGACGCAAAGATCGATTGGTGATTGGCCCAGGTGGGCGTCGAAATCCAAACGCGAATCGCGGGCAACTGACTGTTCATCAGCGCGGCTGCTTCACGCAGCGCACCGGTGCCGCCAGGCGTTTGAACGACCGCGATACGGGATGCGTCGATCGAATCAGCAAAGACCAATCGGCGAACGTGATCGCGGTAATCCGGTTGGCCATCGATCGGCAAATAGCCCTTCGTCTTCTCGCCATCGACCAGCCGTTGCTCGGCCGCTTTGACGCAACGCAGCACCGGCGTTTGGCCGGACGCGTCTTTGTAGACACCGACGCTCAGGTTCATCTTTTTCGGGTTCGCGTCGGCTGCAAACGCCTCGTTGAGCCCCAGGATCGAGTCCGGGGGGGCGGTGGCTACAGTCGCAAATCGTGGCGGACGTTTCGAGGTGGCGGTCATCGCATTTCTAGATGGATTGGGGGCTTCGAGACAGAAGGTAACCCAGAAATCGTAGTCCAACTTCCCCATGTCGACCATCGGGTCGACGGGCCACGAAAAGGGCCACTGAACGGGTCCGTTTTTGCGGGTATAACTGTGCCGACCAAGTGACTTCGGTCGTCAAGCGATGTTGCGAACGATGAATCGAACC
The sequence above is a segment of the Rubripirellula tenax genome. Coding sequences within it:
- the otnC gene encoding 3-oxo-tetronate 4-phosphate decarboxylase, whose amino-acid sequence is MMPSNQEWSEREVREQIADRGRSLFERRFTHGSTGNISVRIHDGILITPTDSSLGSLDPDRIAKVGFDGQHLAGDKPSKEAFLHLSMYRSRPNETAVVHLHSTYSVAVSCMAEIDPDNVLPAITAYQLMRVGRCPLVPFYAPGDMALADAVGKQAETTKAMLLANHGPVVAGNSLAGAIASVEELEETAKLFLLLRGIPTRFLEHPPT
- a CDS encoding sulfatase, with amino-acid sequence MRYLLAFVGFLVVSLASLLHAADRPNVLFIYLDDFGWRDCGFMGTDFYETPNLDALAASGMVFTNAYSCAANCAPARACLLSGQYTPRHEVYNVGTGRRGKAKYGSLKHIPGVDVLSPDIRTWAAQIHDAGYRTATIGKWHLSDDPIPYGFDFNFAGTHGGSPPKGYFPPHPKAPGLEDAPEDEYLTDRLTDEAIGFIDRNQDANWLLYLTHFAVHTPLQGQPDLVAKYEAKPKGDLHDHAVMAAMIESVDRGIGRIVRQLDSLGLREKTAIVFTSDNGGYGPATSMAPLQGYKGTYFEGGIREPFFVVWPGNVKPGTKCETPVIQVDLYPTLCEMTGASLPTGQVQDGRSLVPLLVGSDAWKERAIFWHFPAYLDSYSRIDGQRDPIYRSRPCSIIRRGDWKLHEYFEDGKLLLFNLKDDIGESNDVSIANADVTKAMHDELLAWREATGAPVPIEPNPKYDAAAESRAMKGKKKK
- a CDS encoding amino acid aminotransferase; amino-acid sequence: MTATSKRPPRFATVATAPPDSILGLNEAFAADANPKKMNLSVGVYKDASGQTPVLRCVKAAEQRLVDGEKTKGYLPIDGQPDYRDHVRRLVFADSIDASRIAVVQTPGGTGALREAAALMNSQLPAIRVWISTPTWANHQSIFASENIPYDNYRYLADDKKSFDIAGMLEDLTGKTKPGDAVLLHACCHNPTGVDPTAQQWNEIAAVLAQRELLPIIDFAYQGFGNGLDEDTVAVRAITSVCAEAIVCSSFSKNFGLYSERVGAVSVMSADADTTTAVKSQLKSLVRSNYSNPPRHGAAVVATILDDSELTAMWHGELTEMRTRIKALRRQFVDTMKTTGAGHDFGFLLDQNGMFSFSGLNPMQVDELRNKYSIYIVGSGRINVAGMNEERMGELCTAVANVIEN
- a CDS encoding PSD1 and planctomycete cytochrome C domain-containing protein produces the protein MPDRFVRVSATIVFLILVGGSENAAANDVDFARDIRPILSDHCFACHGPDEAERAADLRLDTADGLAAVVDSDDVDASEMLRRIVSDDVDEVMPPPEYHKPLTEDQRTMLRTWIVDGAQFQSHWAFVAPQVPSETSQTIASGAKQIDGFIEAAVAEAGLTVNDRADRRTLLRRVCLDLTGLPPTREQIDAFVNDTSPDAYSNLVDRLLQSRHFGQHVGRYWLDLVRYGDTHGLHLDNFREMWSYRDWVIDAINANMPFDQFITHQLAGDLLPDATDKERIASGFNRLNVSTSEGGSIYDEVFARNCIDRTDAFGTIFLGLTTGCAVCHDHKFDPISQRDYYSLLSFFNSLDGKALDGNAKDHPPSLKVPSPEQVTMLAEYKELLTSLEAEKEGPIPSIDEAQATWEQSLSSDKVTKFESLHPTEVVSESGATMKALPDGTVELVGDPSAKDVTVIVASIPSGIQWQTIYLEAIVDDPEGRAGASTNGNAVLSEITVETTDASASGQWIQVPIAGGFADIEQDGDGFAFSNAIDGKLDADKGWAIAGHEKTGGRSAWLSAPSLIADGADAKIRVTLKYQSKFAGHQFRKVRLSLSDAAASVPPSQQVKRGGIHVVGPFPIETPNPGYNKSYASQQKAFNADEVFEYEERSYRWQHRGDLNEVEVNPLPTIDDRLSVTLMHQTIQSPRDQSITLLIGADDGHVVYLGDKEVGRRKGAGKHDPLRHEYELPLKKGDNDLYIKLVNHAGENEWTYAFRSPAIRVPEHLRQLVKTPVDQRSDDVRTSLGKYFRKVACLHPDWLALIDQERGTRSALEKLEGEIPTTLVWKELAEPRQAHLLLRGQYDQPGDEVPRATPSFLPPFPDDAPKDRLGLAKWLTLPEHPLTARVAVNRFWQQVFGIGLVKTSEDFGSQGQPPSHPELLNWLAVDFQANGWDVKRLLKTLVMTDAYQRSAKVVDGMLRIDPNNRLLARGPRHRLDAEVLRDQSLALAGLLVDTEGGPSVKPPQPAGLWEAVGYSGSNTVNFKADEGEKVNRRSLYIFWKRTSAPPQMSTLDAPSRESCTARRERTNTPLQALLLMNEEQYLASAKMLARRAMTEPKVDNEADRIRWAFETVTARLPSTEEADEMLTLVEDMAAYYDQHPELAVKLTGQSDVREAAWTILASTLLNLDETVTK
- a CDS encoding DUF1501 domain-containing protein gives rise to the protein MNHQEVLDRLTRRAFFSQTSAGLGAAALASLDATAATATPALSADVGTRVGGLPSLPHHEPKARRAIYLFMSGAPSQMDMWDHKPAMADWYDKDLPESIRQGQRLTTMTSGQSRFPIAPSIYKFSPHGANQTMASELIPHMAGKVDEIALIKSMHTEAINHDPAITYICTGDQLPGKASLGSWLSYGLGTENENLPAFMVMTASWTGRKEAQALYNRLWGSGFLPSKYQGVALRSTGDKVLYLSNPDGVDPSIRRRMLDSLARMNARTASQIGDPETNARIAQYEMAFRMQTSVPDLANLSDEPQHVLDLYGPEVTKPGTFANCCLMARRMAERGVRFTQIFHRGWDQHGKLPKDLPNQCRDVDQPSAGLLTDLRQRGMLDDTLVVWGGEFGRTIYCQGGLTKTDYGRDHHPKCFTVWMAGGGVKGGTVHGETDEFSYNITKDPVHIRDLNATILNQMGIDSERFVYPFRGLDQRLTGVEESRVVKEILA